The Neisseria sicca genome includes a window with the following:
- the sdhD gene encoding succinate dehydrogenase, hydrophobic membrane anchor protein — protein MVERKLTGAHYGLRDWAMQRATAVIMLIYTVALLVILFTLPKEYSAWQAFFDQVWVKVFTQVSFIAVFLHAWVGIRDLWMDYIKPFGVRLFLQVATIVWLVGCLVYSIKVIWG, from the coding sequence ATGGTAGAGCGTAAATTGACCGGTGCCCATTACGGTTTGCGCGATTGGGCGATGCAGCGTGCGACTGCGGTTATCATGTTGATCTATACCGTCGCGCTTTTAGTGATTCTGTTTACCTTGCCTAAAGAATATTCGGCTTGGCAGGCATTTTTCGATCAAGTTTGGGTGAAAGTGTTCACCCAGGTTAGCTTTATCGCCGTATTTTTGCACGCTTGGGTGGGTATCCGCGATTTGTGGATGGACTATATCAAACCCTTCGGCGTGCGTTTGTTTTTGCAGGTTGCCACCATCGTTTGGCTGGTCGGCTGCTTGGTGTATTCAATTAAAGTAATTTGGGGGTAA
- a CDS encoding succinate dehydrogenase assembly factor 2, producing the protein MMVFDDIAKRKIRFQTRRGLLELDLIFGRFMEKEFEHLSDKELSEFSEILEFQDQELLALINGHSATDKEHLIPMLEKIRRA; encoded by the coding sequence ATGATGGTTTTTGACGATATTGCCAAACGGAAAATCCGTTTTCAAACCCGCCGGGGATTATTGGAGTTAGATTTGATTTTCGGCAGGTTTATGGAAAAAGAATTCGAGCATTTGAGCGATAAAGAGCTGTCCGAGTTTTCCGAAATCCTTGAGTTTCAAGATCAGGAGCTTCTTGCCCTGATCAACGGACATTCGGCAACAGACAAGGAACACCTTATCCCCATGCTTGAAAAAATCAGACGAGCTTGA
- a CDS encoding succinate dehydrogenase iron-sulfur subunit, protein MEKMSFEIYRYNPDVDAKPYMQRYELELEPTDVKLLDALVRLKAQDDTLSFRRSCREGICGSDGMNINGKNGLACLTDLRGLKQPVKIRPLPGLPVIRDLIVDMTQFFKQYHSIKPYVVNDNPIDSDKERLQTQEERKELDGLYECILCACCSTACPSFWWNPDKFVGPSGLLNAYRFIADSRDTITNERLDNLNDPYRLFRCHTIMNCVDVCPKHLNPTRAIGKIKEIMLKRAV, encoded by the coding sequence ATGGAAAAAATGAGTTTTGAAATTTACCGTTACAATCCGGACGTTGATGCCAAACCATATATGCAACGTTACGAATTGGAACTGGAACCTACCGATGTCAAACTTTTGGATGCGCTGGTGCGCCTGAAAGCGCAAGACGACACCCTGTCTTTCCGCCGTTCATGCCGCGAAGGTATTTGCGGGTCGGATGGTATGAACATCAACGGCAAAAACGGCTTGGCGTGTCTGACCGATTTACGCGGTTTGAAGCAGCCTGTGAAAATCCGCCCGCTGCCCGGTCTGCCCGTCATTCGCGACCTGATTGTGGACATGACCCAGTTCTTCAAGCAATACCACTCCATCAAGCCTTACGTCGTTAACGACAATCCGATCGATTCCGACAAAGAGCGTCTGCAAACTCAGGAAGAGCGTAAAGAGCTGGATGGTTTGTACGAATGTATTTTGTGCGCCTGCTGTTCGACTGCCTGTCCGTCGTTCTGGTGGAACCCTGACAAATTCGTTGGTCCGTCCGGTTTGCTGAATGCCTACCGCTTCATCGCGGACAGCCGCGATACCATTACCAACGAGCGTTTGGACAATTTGAACGACCCGTATCGCCTGTTCCGCTGCCATACCATCATGAACTGCGTGGACGTATGTCCTAAACACTTGAATCCGACCCGTGCCATCGGTAAGATTAAAGAAATTATGTTGAAACGAGCCGTTTAA
- the sdhA gene encoding succinate dehydrogenase flavoprotein subunit — protein MGFPVRKFDAVIVGGGGAGLRAALQLSKSGLNCAVLSKVFPTRSHTVAAQGGISASLGNVQEDRWDWHMYDTVKGSDWLGDQDAIEFMCRAAPEAVIELEHMGMPFDRVESGKIYQRPFGGHTAEHGKRAVERACAVADRTGHAMLHTLYQQNVRANTQFFVEWTAQDLIRDENGDVVGVTAMEMETGEVYIFHAKAVMFATGGGGRIYASSTNAYMNTGDGLGICARAGIPLEDMEFWQFHPTGVAGAGVLITEGVRGEGGILLNADGERFMERYAPTVKDLASRDVVSRAMAMEIYEGRGCGKNKDHVLLKIDHIGAEKIMEKLPGIREISIQFAGIDPIKDPIPVVPTTHYMMGGIPTNYHGEVVVPQGDEYEVPVKGLYAAGECACASVHGANRLGTNSLLDLVVFGKAAGDSMIKFIKEQSDWKPLPADAGELTRQRIERLDNQTGGENVDALRRELQRSVQLHAGVFRTDEILSKGVREIMAIAERVKRTEIKDKSKVWNTARIEALELDNLIEVAKATLVSAEARKESRGAHASDDHPERDDENWMKHTLYHSDTNTLSYKPVHTQPLSVEYIKPAKRVY, from the coding sequence ATGGGTTTTCCTGTTCGCAAGTTTGATGCCGTGATTGTCGGCGGTGGTGGTGCAGGTTTACGCGCAGCCCTCCAATTATCCAAATCCGGTCTGAATTGTGCCGTTTTGTCTAAAGTGTTCCCGACCCGTTCGCATACTGTAGCGGCGCAGGGCGGTATTTCCGCTTCGCTGGGTAATGTGCAGGAAGACCGTTGGGACTGGCACATGTACGATACCGTGAAAGGTTCCGACTGGCTGGGCGACCAAGACGCGATTGAGTTTATGTGTCGCGCCGCGCCTGAAGCGGTGATTGAGTTGGAACACATGGGTATGCCTTTTGACCGCGTGGAAAGCGGCAAAATTTATCAACGCCCTTTCGGCGGCCATACTGCCGAACACGGTAAACGCGCGGTAGAACGTGCCTGCGCGGTTGCCGACCGTACAGGTCATGCAATGCTGCATACTTTGTATCAACAAAACGTCCGTGCCAATACGCAATTCTTTGTGGAATGGACGGCGCAAGATTTGATTCGTGATGAAAACGGCGACGTCGTCGGTGTGACCGCCATGGAAATGGAAACCGGCGAAGTTTACATTTTCCATGCTAAAGCCGTGATGTTTGCTACTGGCGGCGGAGGTCGTATTTATGCTTCTTCTACCAATGCCTATATGAACACCGGCGACGGTTTGGGTATTTGCGCCCGTGCAGGCATTCCGTTGGAAGATATGGAGTTCTGGCAATTCCACCCGACCGGCGTGGCAGGTGCAGGCGTGTTGATTACCGAAGGCGTACGCGGTGAGGGCGGTATTCTGTTGAATGCTGACGGCGAACGCTTTATGGAACGCTATGCGCCGACCGTAAAAGACTTGGCTTCGCGCGACGTAGTTTCTCGCGCGATGGCGATGGAAATCTACGAAGGTCGAGGCTGTGGCAAAAACAAAGACCATGTATTGCTGAAAATCGACCATATCGGTGCCGAAAAAATTATGGAAAAACTGCCGGGCATCCGCGAGATTTCCATTCAGTTTGCCGGTATCGACCCGATTAAAGATCCGATTCCCGTTGTGCCGACTACCCACTACATGATGGGCGGTATTCCGACCAACTACCACGGCGAAGTCGTTGTTCCGCAAGGCGACGAATATGAAGTGCCGGTGAAAGGTCTGTACGCAGCGGGCGAGTGCGCTTGTGCTTCTGTGCACGGTGCGAACCGTTTAGGTACCAACTCTCTGTTGGACTTGGTGGTGTTCGGTAAAGCTGCCGGCGACAGCATGATTAAATTCATCAAAGAGCAAAGCGATTGGAAACCGCTGCCTGCCGATGCCGGCGAGCTGACCCGTCAACGTATCGAACGCTTGGATAACCAAACCGGCGGCGAAAACGTTGATGCATTGCGCCGTGAACTGCAACGCTCTGTCCAACTGCACGCCGGTGTGTTCCGTACCGATGAGATTCTCAGCAAAGGCGTTCGAGAAATTATGGCGATTGCCGAGCGTGTGAAGCGTACTGAAATCAAAGACAAGAGCAAAGTGTGGAATACCGCGCGTATCGAAGCTTTGGAATTGGATAATCTGATTGAAGTGGCAAAAGCGACTTTGGTGTCTGCCGAAGCACGTAAAGAATCACGCGGCGCGCACGCTTCAGACGACCATCCTGAGCGCGATGACGAAAACTGGATGAAACACACGCTGTATCATTCAGATACCAATACCTTGTCCTACAAACCGGTGCACACCCAGCCTTTGAGCGTGGAATACATCAAACCGGCCAAGCGCGTTTACTGA
- the gltA gene encoding citrate synthase: MSKSIKLNVPNQEDLELPVLEASIGHDVVDIRTLTKSTGLFSFDPGFVSTASCESKITYIDGDEGLLYYRGYPIEQLAEKSDYLEVCYLLIYGELPTPEQKAEFDNTVRRHTMLHEQLTWFFRGFRRDAHPMAMMVGVVGALSAFYQDSLDITNPEHRKIAIYRLISKIPTIAAMCYRYSNGLPFNYPKNNLSYSENFLHMMFATPCEDYKPNPVLARALDRIFILHADHEQNASTSTVRLAGSSGANPFACIAAGIACLWGASHGGANEAVLKMLDEIGDVSRVAEYMEGVKQRKYRLMGFGHRVYRNMDPRASIMRETCHEVLKELGLEDSPKFKLAMELEQIALKDPFFVERKLYPNVDFYSGIVLSALGIPTEMFTVIFALSRSVGWISHWHEMISDPSLKIGRPRQLYTGAVRRDYVPTDKR, encoded by the coding sequence ATGTCCAAATCAATTAAACTCAACGTACCCAATCAAGAGGATTTAGAACTGCCCGTATTGGAAGCGAGCATCGGTCATGACGTGGTCGATATCCGCACCCTGACGAAAAGTACAGGTTTATTCTCATTCGACCCCGGCTTCGTTTCAACAGCAAGCTGCGAGTCTAAAATCACTTATATCGACGGTGACGAAGGCTTGCTGTATTACCGTGGTTATCCCATTGAGCAGCTTGCAGAAAAATCTGATTATCTGGAAGTCTGCTACCTGTTGATTTACGGCGAATTGCCGACACCTGAACAAAAGGCAGAATTTGACAATACCGTCCGCCGTCATACGATGTTGCATGAGCAACTGACTTGGTTTTTCCGCGGTTTCCGCCGCGATGCCCATCCTATGGCGATGATGGTCGGTGTGGTCGGTGCGCTGTCTGCGTTCTATCAAGACAGTTTGGATATTACCAATCCCGAACACCGCAAAATCGCGATTTACCGTTTGATTTCCAAAATTCCGACGATTGCTGCGATGTGTTACCGTTATTCCAACGGTCTGCCGTTCAATTATCCGAAAAACAATCTTTCTTATTCCGAAAATTTCCTTCATATGATGTTCGCCACACCATGTGAAGACTACAAACCTAATCCTGTATTGGCGCGTGCGCTTGACCGCATCTTCATCCTTCATGCGGATCACGAGCAAAACGCTTCGACTTCGACCGTCCGTCTGGCAGGTTCTTCAGGCGCGAACCCGTTTGCCTGTATCGCTGCCGGTATTGCCTGTCTGTGGGGTGCGTCTCACGGCGGTGCGAACGAAGCCGTCTTGAAAATGCTGGACGAAATCGGCGATGTATCCCGTGTTGCCGAATACATGGAAGGTGTGAAACAGCGCAAATACCGTCTGATGGGCTTTGGACACCGCGTGTACCGCAACATGGATCCGCGCGCCAGCATCATGCGTGAGACTTGCCACGAAGTGTTGAAAGAATTGGGCTTGGAAGACAGTCCGAAATTCAAACTGGCGATGGAATTGGAACAAATCGCCCTGAAAGACCCGTTCTTCGTAGAGCGTAAACTTTACCCCAACGTCGACTTCTACTCAGGCATCGTTCTGTCTGCGCTGGGTATTCCGACCGAAATGTTTACCGTCATTTTCGCCCTGTCGCGCAGCGTAGGCTGGATTTCGCACTGGCATGAAATGATTAGCGATCCTTCGCTGAAAATCGGTCGTCCGCGCCAACTTTATACCGGTGCCGTACGTCGCGATTATGTACCGACGGATAAACGCTGA
- the sdhC gene encoding succinate dehydrogenase, cytochrome b556 subunit, with amino-acid sequence MSVKPRPVFLEIPNIRLPIPGIVSILHRISGVGLFIMLPVLLYLLSGTLSRESAFETYRAIVSNPLVKLILIGVLWAYLHHFLAGIRFLFLDAHKGLELNTARNTAKLVFAAALVLTVVLGALLW; translated from the coding sequence ATGTCCGTCAAACCGCGTCCTGTCTTTTTGGAGATTCCCAATATACGGTTGCCTATACCGGGAATTGTCTCCATCTTGCACCGCATCAGCGGGGTAGGGTTATTTATAATGCTTCCCGTTTTGCTGTATCTCCTGTCCGGTACGTTGAGCCGCGAGTCGGCGTTTGAAACTTACCGTGCCATCGTTTCCAATCCTTTGGTCAAGTTGATTTTAATCGGCGTGTTATGGGCTTATCTGCACCATTTTCTCGCCGGTATCCGTTTTTTATTTTTGGATGCACACAAAGGCCTTGAGCTGAATACTGCGCGCAATACCGCCAAATTGGTGTTTGCTGCCGCGCTGGTGTTGACCGTCGTTTTGGGAGCGTTGTTATGGTAG